One Diospyros lotus cultivar Yz01 chromosome 1, ASM1463336v1, whole genome shotgun sequence genomic window carries:
- the LOC127813960 gene encoding uncharacterized protein LOC127813960, with translation MALVNVKQNQGDSLRDFVARFNEEALSIEEFDQWIAMVALQNGLRAGPFTQSLAKTPPRSLQFPHTAFSPSSALILTQQRDTFGHRILAVLAVFQFQLPEKTRGNSVERRSINASRISSDRSTGGLFLITMGHKGSEKGSDSEDSRGWMQAKNRRKNRSSSKISPGDELPKKNNRNSIEGGKVKHDYRRNRNNDRISPSGGGLEEDGRGSKNYNETIPEEDGETLPEPVGQMLSKKEQSNIPPPSKIITSSDVEGVGKAEKATVEKLPKNPNHTNSNESLVRTAEMTVVLRCNCEGCIKEICKIIEKAEACHDMSIDKQKNKVTVKGTMDMLKALANSLSNSKKLKNRTVLIAPLDDDGGLQADAESPSPETDMVGAASKTGKGTEPQKYLDGNKSNKDMVAHGGDGATKAAGKELDGNKSNRPPVTTVEMKMAVPCSGCGGHLRQIRKSVQKKKGFHSGKVSSDEMGKAVVSGTGTMDVINALKEELGKKFNTSVEVSPSPPVLGDLDHGGSENKRGRKQRKSAADGGGGQAKENLMHYDPTEYPNPSIYSYDGDYSFQLLRGLCPF, from the exons ATGGCTTTGGTGAACGTTAAGCAAAATCAGGGTGATTCCCTAAGAGATTTTGTGGCTAGGTTCAATGAGGAAGCATTGAGCATCGAAGAGTTCGATCAATGGATTGCAATGGTGGCCCTTCAGAATGGCTTGAGGGCTGGGCCATTCACTCAGTCGTTGGCCAAAactccacctc GAAGCCTCCAGTTCCCGCATACCGCGTTCTCGCCGTCTTCTGCCTTAATATTAACCCAACAACGCGATACCTTCGGACACCGCATTCTCGCCGTCCTCGCCGTCTTCCAGTTCCAGCTTCCAGAAAAAACTAGAGGGAACTCCGTTGAGAGGCGTTCCATCAACGCGAGTAGGATTTCATCTGATCGATCGACAGGAGGGTTGTTTTTGATCACCATGGGTCAT AAGGGCAGCGAGAAAGGAAGCGACAGCGAGGACAGCAGAGGGTGGATGCAGGCGAAAAATCGGAGGAAGAATAGGAGTAGCAGCAAAATTAGTCCCGGGGACGAGCTGCCAAAGAAGAACAATAGAAACAGTATCGAAGGAGGGAAAGTGAAACATGACTACCGCCGAAACCGGAACAACGACAGAATTAGCCCCAGCGGAGGCGGATTGGAGGAGGACGGTCGCGGAAGCAAGAACTACAACGAAACCATACCCGAAGAAG ACGGAGAGACGCTGCCAGAGCCGGTTGGGCAGATGTTGTCGAAGAAGGAGCAATCCAATATCCCCCCACCATCCAAAATCATAACCAGCAGTGACGTGGAAGGAGTCGGAAAGGCAGAGAAGGCGACTGTTGAAAAGCTTCCGAAGAATCCGAATCACACCAATTCGAATGAG TCTCTGGTGCGTACGGCGGAGATGACGGTGGTTCTGCGTTGCAATTGCGAAGGATGCATCAAGGAGATCTGCAAGATCATCGAGAAGGCCGAAG CATGCCACGATATGTCCATCGATAAGCAGAAGAATAAAGTGACAGTGAAAGGGACGATGGACATGCTGAAGGCTCTGGCTAATAGTCTGTCCAATTCCAAGAAGCTCAAAAATAGAACCGTGTTGATTGCCCCGCTGGACGACGACGGCGGCTTGCAGGCCGATGCCGAGTCTCCCTCGCCGGAAACAGACATGGTCGGGGCAGCGTCGAAGACGGGGAAAGGAACTGAACCACAGAAATACTTGGATGGAAACAAGTCAAACAAAGACATGGTCGCCCACGGCGGCGATGGAGCAACCAAGGCGGCGGGGAAAGAGTTAGACGGCAACAAATCCAACAGA CCTCCAGTGACGACGGTGGAGATGAAGATGGCAGTGCCCTGCTCTGGGTGCGGCGGACATCTCCGCCAGATTCGTAAAAGCGTCCAGAAGAAAAAAG GCTTTCATTCTGGCAAAGTGTCCAGTGATGAAATGGGGAAGGCCGTGGTCAGCGGGACAGGGACAATGGACGTCATCAACGCCCTCAaggaggaattggggaagaagtTCAACACGTCGGTGGAGGTATCCCCATCCCCACCAGTATTGGGCGATTTAGACCACGGTGGCTCCGAAAATAAGCGAGGCCGGAAACAGAGGAAGTCCGCCGCCGACGGCGGTGGAGGACAGGCTAAGGAAAATTTAATGCACTACGATCCAACTGAGTATCCAAATCCATCTATTTACAGCTACGACGGGGACTATTCCTTTCAGCTACTGCGGGGACTGTGCCCCTTTTAG